One Streptosporangium sp. NBC_01495 DNA window includes the following coding sequences:
- a CDS encoding protein kinase domain-containing protein, producing the protein MPEQQTRVLADRYELIAPLGRGTMGTVWKAHDRSLGREVAIKEIRQEPGLSEAQRAELRERMIREGRTAARISHPSVATVHDAIVEDGSPWIIMELVQARSLEQVIEEEGPLPPRLVAEIGADLLGALRAAHAQGVLHRDVKPGNVLITESGRVVLTDFGIAKAEGDTSLTKTGMVIGSPGYTAPERARGEHTGPESDLWSLGATLYFAVEGRPAYERASVAETLAALMSEQVDPPTQAGPLRPVLEQLLEKDHTTRLTAAQAGALLRAVADTPSHLAESLPPAPAPAAAPPVPSPSASETPFTENTGEDTDREPEPEEPDAPEDGAGGFDADRTMVVIRPKDGLRIPGGTPAAEPSAPGRPTTSPYPDRPPFAEPGRPVAGRQNPPGLGTPVARGPATPGAFGRPGAFGPGASEEPDDEPTAFGEPGNASAATPPHGFPVSGRPDLSATPPHGFPPVDPEFGTPGPGRPGSEAPPPLRLLPGSRPVAGNRSPGVGGPSGQAGPVSPQPWRPPGPEASDGAYRSPGLGTDLFAIAGQNAQPDPGRPGPRKPPSQKTRIGVLILMSVAALALVVIMILSVAAFF; encoded by the coding sequence ATGCCGGAACAGCAGACGCGTGTGCTCGCGGACCGTTACGAGCTGATCGCGCCGCTCGGCCGAGGCACGATGGGCACCGTTTGGAAAGCCCACGACCGTTCCCTCGGCCGTGAGGTCGCGATCAAGGAGATCCGTCAGGAACCCGGCCTCAGCGAGGCGCAGCGCGCCGAACTTCGGGAACGGATGATCCGCGAGGGTCGTACGGCCGCCCGCATCAGCCACCCCTCGGTGGCCACCGTCCACGACGCCATCGTCGAGGACGGCAGCCCCTGGATCATCATGGAGCTCGTGCAGGCGCGTTCCCTGGAGCAGGTGATCGAGGAGGAGGGTCCCCTTCCACCCCGCCTCGTCGCCGAGATCGGGGCCGATCTGCTGGGGGCGCTCCGCGCGGCCCACGCCCAGGGGGTCCTGCACCGCGACGTCAAACCCGGCAACGTGCTGATCACCGAGAGCGGCCGGGTGGTCCTCACCGACTTCGGCATCGCCAAGGCGGAGGGCGACACGAGCCTCACCAAGACCGGCATGGTGATCGGCTCCCCCGGATACACCGCGCCCGAGCGGGCCCGCGGCGAGCACACCGGGCCCGAGTCGGACCTGTGGTCCCTCGGCGCCACGCTGTACTTCGCGGTCGAGGGCCGCCCTGCCTACGAGCGGGCCTCGGTGGCGGAGACCCTGGCCGCGCTGATGAGCGAGCAGGTCGACCCGCCGACCCAGGCGGGACCGCTCCGCCCGGTGCTCGAACAGTTGCTGGAGAAGGACCACACGACGCGGCTGACGGCCGCCCAGGCGGGCGCGCTGCTCCGGGCGGTGGCCGACACCCCCTCGCACCTCGCGGAGTCCCTCCCCCCGGCTCCGGCGCCCGCAGCGGCCCCTCCCGTACCGTCCCCCTCGGCCTCCGAGACGCCCTTCACGGAGAACACCGGGGAGGACACCGACAGGGAACCCGAGCCCGAGGAGCCCGACGCCCCCGAGGACGGCGCCGGTGGTTTCGACGCCGACCGCACCATGGTGGTCATCCGTCCCAAGGACGGCCTGCGCATCCCCGGCGGTACGCCGGCCGCCGAGCCCTCCGCCCCCGGCCGCCCGACGACCTCGCCCTACCCGGACCGCCCGCCCTTCGCGGAGCCCGGCAGGCCGGTCGCGGGACGGCAGAACCCTCCCGGTCTCGGAACCCCCGTCGCGCGGGGACCCGCGACCCCCGGCGCCTTCGGAAGGCCGGGGGCGTTCGGGCCCGGCGCCTCCGAGGAGCCGGACGACGAGCCGACGGCCTTCGGAGAGCCGGGAAACGCGTCGGCGGCCACGCCGCCCCACGGGTTCCCGGTGAGCGGCAGACCCGATCTCTCCGCCACCCCGCCCCACGGCTTCCCGCCGGTCGATCCGGAGTTCGGAACGCCCGGCCCGGGACGCCCGGGGTCCGAGGCACCCCCTCCGCTGAGGCTCCTCCCCGGCAGCCGGCCCGTCGCCGGTAACCGGTCTCCCGGCGTCGGCGGCCCGTCCGGCCAGGCGGGGCCGGTGTCCCCGCAGCCCTGGCGTCCGCCGGGTCCCGAGGCGTCCGACGGCGCCTACCGCTCCCCCGGCCTGGGCACCGACCTGTTCGCGATCGCGGGCCAGAACGCCCAGCCCGACCCCGGTCGTCCCGGGCCGAGGAAGCCGCCGTCGCAGAAGACCCGGATCGGTGTCCTCATCCTCATGAGCGTGGCGGCGCTCGCCCTCGTGGTGATCATGATCCTGTCGGTGGCCGCCTTCTTCTGA
- a CDS encoding GNAT family N-acetyltransferase: protein MPPVFDDAEPNAAVLGSIYAAAFTPPPWHETPDRVDAFVGRLPSQAGSPGFRCLTARVDGEPAGFTCGFTTPDPWPSDRLYRPIADALGGDTSVLGTRFEVHELAVAPRFTGRGLGEALVRRIVADAGPSWLVTSPAAASAVRLYERLGWSRLCEFDVPRESFRAFRVYLSPEDFAA, encoded by the coding sequence GTGCCACCGGTGTTCGACGACGCGGAGCCAAATGCCGCGGTGTTGGGATCGATCTACGCGGCGGCGTTCACGCCGCCGCCGTGGCACGAGACCCCCGACCGGGTCGACGCGTTCGTCGGGCGCCTGCCGTCGCAGGCGGGCAGTCCGGGCTTCCGCTGCCTGACCGCCCGCGTCGACGGCGAGCCCGCCGGTTTCACCTGCGGATTCACGACCCCCGATCCGTGGCCCTCCGACCGCCTCTACCGCCCCATCGCGGACGCCCTCGGTGGCGACACGTCGGTGCTGGGGACCCGCTTCGAGGTCCACGAGCTCGCGGTCGCCCCGCGCTTCACCGGCCGGGGGCTCGGCGAGGCGCTCGTCCGCCGGATCGTCGCGGACGCGGGCCCCTCCTGGCTGGTCACCTCACCCGCGGCCGCCTCCGCCGTGCGCCTCTACGAGCGCCTCGGCTGGTCCAGGCTGTGCGAGTTCGACGTACCGCGCGAATCCTTCCGCGCCTTCCGTGTCTATCTCTCGCCGGAGGACTTCGCGGCCTGA
- a CDS encoding serine/threonine-protein kinase — protein sequence MGTVWRAHDELLNREVAVKEVRLPLVLDEELRAELCARTEREGRATAMVAHPSVITVFDVVTEDERPWIVMELLRARSLEQLLQDHGPLPPRQVAEIGRQVLGALRAVHAKGILHRDVKPSNVLVTDDRAVLTDFGLAALEGDVSITQAGIVLGSAGYIAPERVLGAKASPAGDLWSLGATLYTAVEGRGLHGRRTAAAALAALTSGEPIPMERAGPLTPVLRGLLTIAPNSRLDAGRASMMLARVAAGGMVEESFSRPPGRPDGRPTASGSDGASAPPFSRRSQHRGTHRVGSAPPPAPRPSSPGTPPPPSGPASGPTPQLRAHRRPGEGVHRKPADISPTYRPIVRFMTPFIRLVLPRLLWPRELRKRG from the coding sequence ATGGGCACTGTCTGGCGGGCACACGACGAGTTGCTCAACCGTGAGGTGGCCGTCAAGGAGGTCCGCCTCCCCCTGGTCCTCGACGAGGAGCTCCGCGCCGAGCTGTGCGCCAGGACCGAGCGCGAGGGGCGCGCGACCGCGATGGTCGCCCACCCCTCCGTCATCACCGTCTTCGACGTCGTCACCGAGGACGAGCGCCCCTGGATCGTGATGGAGCTGCTCCGCGCCAGATCGCTGGAGCAGCTCCTCCAGGACCACGGCCCGCTGCCGCCGCGCCAGGTGGCGGAGATCGGCCGGCAGGTCCTGGGGGCGCTGCGCGCCGTGCACGCCAAGGGGATCCTGCACCGCGACGTGAAGCCGAGCAACGTCCTGGTGACCGACGACCGGGCCGTGCTCACCGACTTCGGCCTGGCCGCGCTCGAAGGCGACGTGTCGATCACCCAGGCGGGCATCGTGCTGGGTTCCGCCGGGTACATCGCCCCCGAGCGCGTGCTGGGGGCCAAGGCCAGCCCGGCCGGCGACCTGTGGTCGCTCGGCGCGACCCTCTACACCGCCGTCGAGGGCCGGGGCCTGCACGGGCGCCGTACGGCCGCGGCCGCGCTCGCCGCGCTGACCAGTGGCGAGCCGATCCCCATGGAGCGGGCCGGACCGCTGACGCCGGTGCTGCGCGGCCTCCTCACGATCGCCCCGAACTCCCGGCTCGACGCGGGACGGGCCTCGATGATGCTCGCCCGGGTGGCGGCCGGCGGGATGGTCGAGGAGTCCTTCTCCAGGCCCCCCGGGCGACCCGACGGCAGGCCGACCGCGAGCGGGTCCGACGGGGCGTCGGCTCCGCCGTTCAGCCGCCGCTCGCAGCACCGCGGGACGCACCGGGTCGGCTCCGCGCCGCCGCCGGCACCGCGGCCCTCGTCGCCGGGGACACCCCCGCCGCCGTCGGGGCCCGCTTCGGGGCCGACACCCCAGCTTCGCGCGCACCGGCGTCCCGGCGAGGGCGTCCACCGGAAACCTGCAGACATTTCGCCTACCTATCGCCCAATTGTCCGTTTTATGACACCCTTCATAAGGTTGGTCCTCCCGCGTCTTCTCTGGCCGAGGGAACTCCGTAAGCGCGGGTAA
- a CDS encoding superoxide dismutase, translated as MGEYTLPDMPYDYAALEPAITGEILELHHSKHHAAYVKGANDTLERLAEARDKGEFGGLVGLEKTFAFNLSGHVLHSIFWENLSPDGGDRPDGELAAAIDEHFGSFEAFQRQLTTATAGVQGSGWGILAWEPLGRRLVVEQVYDHHGNVGMNSTPLLVFDAWEHAYYLQYRNVRPDYVEKLWTLVNWADVTHRFSTVTSAKI; from the coding sequence ATGGGTGAGTACACCCTTCCTGACATGCCCTACGACTACGCGGCCCTGGAGCCCGCGATCACCGGGGAGATCCTGGAACTGCACCACTCCAAGCACCACGCCGCCTACGTCAAGGGCGCCAACGACACCCTGGAACGGCTGGCCGAGGCGCGCGACAAGGGCGAGTTCGGCGGGCTGGTCGGGCTGGAGAAGACCTTCGCCTTCAACCTGTCCGGGCACGTGCTGCACTCGATCTTCTGGGAGAACCTCTCCCCGGACGGCGGCGACCGCCCCGACGGCGAACTGGCCGCGGCCATCGACGAGCACTTCGGCTCCTTCGAGGCGTTCCAGAGGCAGCTCACCACCGCCACCGCCGGAGTGCAGGGCTCCGGCTGGGGCATCCTGGCCTGGGAGCCGCTGGGCCGCCGCCTGGTCGTCGAGCAGGTCTACGACCATCACGGCAATGTCGGGATGAACTCCACCCCGCTGCTGGTATTCGACGCCTGGGAACACGCTTATTACCTCCAATATCGCAACGTACGACCCGACTACGTGGAGAAGCTGTGGACCTTGGTCAACTGGGCGGATGTCACGCATCGTTTCTCAACAGTTACGAGCGCGAAAATCTGA